Genomic DNA from Methanothermobacter thermautotrophicus:
GTCGGAAGTCTTTTTGGCGGGAGCAGGGGATGTGGTTGTTGATGAATCAGAGTCGCTGTCACCTGCATCTGAGGGTTCCTCCAGGTAGTAACCGTGACCCGGGTGGGCGCATGCATGGGGGGATAAACTGATCACCAGTGACACCGCAGCCAGCAGTATAAGGATCCTTTTCATGATGTTCACCGCTAAATGATTGGCCATCTTCAATATATAAAATCTTTTATTACCTATCACCATATACGCGTGATAAAAGTAATACTATATGATTTTCAGGGGACAATGGTGGCTGCTGCGGTGTGTAAGCTTCGGTTTTAAGGTGTCCTTAAGGGGATCAGCCGCGGCGCGTGAATTCCCTTAGTCAGAAAAAGAGTTATTGTTCTAAATCAAAAAGGGGTTATTTAGATGATTCCAGCACATCCAGAAGGGCGTGTGAGATGTCCCGGAAACTGTAACCATCACCAGCAAGGCTCTCGAGGATTTCAGAGTCACTGTAACTCTTGGATTCAAGGTTCCTCCTGAGGATCTCCCTGAGGTCCATCTCATAGCCCCTCCTTATCTCCTCGGGGGAGGGCATGTTACTCTGCTTTATCCTCTTACCTGTGAATGACTGGATCCTCCTCAGGCGGTGAACCTCCCTTCCAACGACAAGGGTGAAGGACTTCCCGCTTGAACCGGCTCGCCCTGTACGGCCTATACGGTGAATGTAGTACTCGTTCTCAAAGGGCAGGTCATAGTTCACAACGGCCTCAACATCGGGTACATGAATACCACGGGCAGCCACATCAGTTGCAACAAGTAGACTGAAATCGCCCCTCCTGAATCTCTCCATGACACGCTCACGCTTTGACTGTGAAAGATCACCATGGATTTCATCTGCAGAGTAACCCATACGGTTCAGCTGCCTTCTCAACCTCTGGACCCGCCTCTTGGTGTTACAGAATATGAGGCCCATCCTGATATTGTTTGATGAGAGTATCCAGTCGAGGAGCTCAACCTTATCCTCCTCCCTGGTTTTGAAGTAGAACTCATCTATCTTGGGGCTGTGCTTCTTCTCCACACGCATAACCTGGGGGTTCCTCATGTACTTCCTGGCAATCCTGAGTATAGGCTTTGAAACCGTTGCAGAGAAGAGCATGGTCTGCCTTCTCTCGGGCACATGGGCCAGTATACGCTCTATGTCATCTATGAATCCCATGTTCAGCATTTCATCGGCCTCATCAAGGACAACGGTTGATACGCCTCCAAGATCAACTGTCCCCCTCTCAATGTGGTCTATCAGTCTACCTGGGGTTGCAACTATTACATGAACCCCCCTCCTCAGCTGCGCTATCTGATTACTGATACTCTGACCACCATAGACTGCGAGGACCTTCACCTTCATGTATTTACCTATCCTCTTGATCTCCTCTGAGACCTGGAGACAGAGCTCGCGTGTCGGACAGATGATGAGGGCCTGGGGCACCCTTTCGGATTCAAGGTTCTCAAGTACGGGTATGGCGAATGCAGCTGTTTTTCCGGTCCCTGTCTGGGCCTCACCAACAACGTCCATGCCATCGAGTGTAACAGGTAGTGTAAGTGCCTGGATTGGAGTTGTACTCTCAAATCCCATATCATCAAGGGCCCTGTTTATATCCCCTGAGATATCAAACTCACTAAATTCTAATCCTTTCATTTTATCTTCCTTATATTCTTAAAAGTCGATTATCAATTATCAGCTGCCATATGGCAGACCATATCAAACCGGAAGTTCAGGATTCTGCCAGGCACAGATAATTAAAAATCAGTACACAACTACTCTATTGTACCCCGGAGTATTTAAACTGATTGGTTTTTCCGGCCCTGAAGAGTTATGTGGTGCATACTTGGGGTCCTGTATTTTTTCCTGTTGAATGGTCTGGTTCGGGGCTCCTCCTTTTCAGATTACCCGCGGTATCCTGTCATCCAGGAGGGGCCTGATCACCCGGAGGGGTGTTACTATCATGTTTATCCTCTCATCGTGCTCCTCAACCGGTACCCTGCTTATTATCTGGAGTTCATCAACGGTTGTTGCAATGGGTGTATCCTCATCTATTGCCCCCTGCCCCCTGAGTTCAGAGATCTCCCTGTCACCGTAGCCTCCACCCTTACCGAGACGGTTGCCCTGGAGGTCAACAGCCACAGACCCCTCCACAACAAGGTCAACCATGGGGAAATCCCTGATGGATGAACCGTACCTGTAGGCGCCAGCTATTGTTGATGCAGCCTCGGCATCCAGTCCACCCTCTATGAGAAGGTAGCCATCCTTTATCCGGGGGGTGGGCATTATGAGGTCCTTCCCGGCCTCAAGTACAAGTCTTCGAACAGGTCTCTGGGCCGAGTCAGGTGAGCAGAACACGACACCAGCCCTTTCCCATTCAATTGTCCTTGAAAGCCTCTCTGCAGCATCAAACGAGCCCTTAAAGTCTGGTATACGTCCATGGGGATTTCTGCTGATACCCTTATACTTCAGGAGATCCCAGACCTGTTTTCTTATCCTATTCTTGCCCTCCATCATCAACCTTCCCGGCCCTGATGACAGCTGTTCTGGCAATGGTGTCAAGGATCCTTAAATGCCCCAGCAGATAACCCAGCAGGACGTCCACTGCCAGGGGAAGCCAGAGCACCTTTGACATGTTCCTCAAAACAACCTGCCAGGGCTGCAGATCACCCTCCTCTGAGACAACCATAAGGCCCTGCAACCTCTTACCCGGAGTGCCTCCATGGTATTCCAGGTAGCTGAAGTACAGGAGTGTTATTACAGCAAGGAGGGGCAGCCAGTAGCTGTAGATGCTGAAGAGGTTAAGGAGGATGACTGCAGGGTAGAGAAGTACCGTGAGGATGTACATTACCGCGGTGACAATCAGGAAGTCCACAATGAATGCATATAACCTCTCCCTCAATAGTTCAACCATTATTACCCCTCCTTCAGGGCCATCAGCAGACCCTCGGGACAGGATCAGCCACTGGGGCCTCAAGTATCCTTCTTCCACCGAGGCTGGTCTCAAGGATCACATGCTTATCCTCTGTTACTTCACCTATTATCTGGGCCCCCTCACCGTAGGGAGCGCTCCTGACAGCCGCCAGGACTTCCTCAGCGTATTCAGGATCCACGCCGATGATAACCTTGCCCTCATTTGCAACCTCGTAGGGGTCTATTCCAAGCATCTCAGAGACGGCCTTAACCTCCTCCCGCACGGGTATGCTGTCCTCATCCAGGACCATCCCAACACCCGATTTATCTGCCATCTCATTGAGGGCATTGGCTATACCACCCCTTGTGGGGTCCTTCATTGCCTTAACACCCCCAACATTCAGGGCGGCCTCCACGATGCCCCAGACAGGAGCCACGTCTGATTCGAGGTCTGTTTCGAATCCGAAGCCCTCACGGAACGCCATGAGAGCCATCCCATGGTCCCCAACACTGCCACTCAATATGATCTTATCACCGGGGCTCAGTCCTGAGTCCCTGACTGTTTCACCACGCCCGGCGACACCTATACCTGTGGTTGTTATGACCATCCTGTCAAGTTTGCCCTGTTCCATGACCTTGGTGTCACCTGTGACAATGGAAACCCCGGTCTCCCTTGAAACGGAGTCCATGGACTTTATGATCCTCTCAAGATCCTCCCCGGGGAATCCCTCACTTATTATCATGGCATTTGCAATTGCAAGGGGCCTTGCCCCCATGACCGATATATCGTTGACTGTACCTGCAACGGCTATCCTGCCTATGTCCCCTCCCGGAAAGAACAGGGGGTCAATGGTATGACCATCTGTACTTATAACGATCTCATAATCCCCCAGGGGTATGCTCGCACCGTCGTCGAGGTCCTCGAGGCCAACTCCACCGTTAACCCTTGTGTTCTGGATGTTTGAGAGTATTATATCTGAGATAAGATCCTGCATCACTTCTCCGCCTGCACCATGGGACATGCCGATTTTCATAGATTCACCTTGCATAATCTCTTGCTATAGGGTATCTTGCTGATGGTATAAAACCTTTCACGGACCTCTGTTAAGTACATTATTTGTGGCGGATGGAAAAATTACTGGCTGTGGCTGCAATATGGTTAAAATTGGATGGGATGGATAAGGTCATGATCCCTTAAGGCATGAGGGCATGCTTATCTTCCATCATGATCACCTCAAGCACAATCTTTTTAAATGGTGCTCCCCATACTATAGATAAATTTATCTGTACTGAGTCACTAAGTTTCTTAAACTCAGTTTTACTGATTCTTGTATGAATGATTGAGGTGAAATAATGGCAATCTGGCAAGGTAAATCAATGAAAAAACCCAGTGGCGGAAGAGCCAAGATGAACCGTGGTAAAAGGAAGTATGAACTTGGAAGGGAGCCTGCTGAGACAAAGATCGGTGACAGGCGTGTAAGGATGATAAGGACACGCGGAGGCAACACCAAGGTCAGGCTCGCTTCAGATACAAGGATAAACGTGGTTGACCCTGAAACCGGTAAGGTTGAAATTGCAGAGATAAGGAACGTCGTTGAGAACACAGCAAACCCCCACTTCGTAAGGAGGAATATCATAACCAGGGGTGCTGTTGTTGAGACAAACCTTGGAAACGTCAGGGTCACATCAAGGCCAGGTCAGGACGGTGTCATAAACGGAGTCCTGATCAGGGAATAAGAAAGATTAAACCCCCGCGGTGTCCCCATTGTCTAAGGCGGAGGATGAGATACTCTCCCAGGTGAAAAGGTTCCTGAAACACATAAACACTAACCTCCCTGAGGGCATGGAACTGGAATTTGAGGGCTTCTACCGCAGGGGCTTCTTCGTAACAAAAAAGAGGTACGCCCTCATAGAGGATGACACAATAGTTGCAAAGGGTCTTGAACTTGTAAGGCGTGACTGGGCACCCATAGCTAAAAAAACCCAGCGAAAGGTCCTGATGGCCATCCTCAGTGATGGATCCCCTGAGAAGGCCAGGGAGATAATAAGGGAAGTCGTGGGGCGTATAAGACGGGGTGAAGTGGAACTCGATGACCTGGTGATACACACCCAGATCACAAGGGACCTCTCTGAGTACAAACAGATAGGTCCCCATGTCATCGCTGCAAAGAGATCCCTGGAGAAGGGAAGGCGTGTTGAGAGGGGCTCCATAGTGAGGTACATCATCGTGAAGGGAAGGGGCCCCATAAGTCAGAGGGCCTTCCCGGTTGAGGACGCAGGGGACATGGAATACGACCCCGACTATTACATTGAAAACCAGGTGATGGCTGCGGTATCACGCATAATGTCATCCCTGGGTTACTCCACAGAGGATATTAACTCGTTATCCTCTGGTGAAAGGCAGAGCAGCCTGGACGCATTCTTCTAATCCTCTGAAATAATTTATCTGATCTGCTGGAGTTTTTTATACTATTTTTCATTTCTCTTTTTCATTTAAAAAGACCACCCCCCTTTTTACTGATTCACGCACCCAGCATTAAACCAACAATGTTATAATTGATTAGTTATAGAGTTTTATCACAGAGAAGTAGGTGGGACGATGCTGAAGGCGGTTTTCTTTGATATCGATGATACACTGTATGACACCTCAGGATTTGCTAAACTTGCAAGAAAGGCTG
This window encodes:
- a CDS encoding DEAD/DEAH box helicase; this encodes MKGLEFSEFDISGDINRALDDMGFESTTPIQALTLPVTLDGMDVVGEAQTGTGKTAAFAIPVLENLESERVPQALIICPTRELCLQVSEEIKRIGKYMKVKVLAVYGGQSISNQIAQLRRGVHVIVATPGRLIDHIERGTVDLGGVSTVVLDEADEMLNMGFIDDIERILAHVPERRQTMLFSATVSKPILRIARKYMRNPQVMRVEKKHSPKIDEFYFKTREEDKVELLDWILSSNNIRMGLIFCNTKRRVQRLRRQLNRMGYSADEIHGDLSQSKRERVMERFRRGDFSLLVATDVAARGIHVPDVEAVVNYDLPFENEYYIHRIGRTGRAGSSGKSFTLVVGREVHRLRRIQSFTGKRIKQSNMPSPEEIRRGYEMDLREILRRNLESKSYSDSEILESLAGDGYSFRDISHALLDVLESSK
- a CDS encoding 5-formyltetrahydrofolate cyclo-ligase: MEGKNRIRKQVWDLLKYKGISRNPHGRIPDFKGSFDAAERLSRTIEWERAGVVFCSPDSAQRPVRRLVLEAGKDLIMPTPRIKDGYLLIEGGLDAEAASTIAGAYRYGSSIRDFPMVDLVVEGSVAVDLQGNRLGKGGGYGDREISELRGQGAIDEDTPIATTVDELQIISRVPVEEHDERINMIVTPLRVIRPLLDDRIPRVI
- a CDS encoding RDD family protein → MVELLRERLYAFIVDFLIVTAVMYILTVLLYPAVILLNLFSIYSYWLPLLAVITLLYFSYLEYHGGTPGKRLQGLMVVSEEGDLQPWQVVLRNMSKVLWLPLAVDVLLGYLLGHLRILDTIARTAVIRAGKVDDGGQE
- the hypE gene encoding hydrogenase expression/formation protein HypE; the encoded protein is MKIGMSHGAGGEVMQDLISDIILSNIQNTRVNGGVGLEDLDDGASIPLGDYEIVISTDGHTIDPLFFPGGDIGRIAVAGTVNDISVMGARPLAIANAMIISEGFPGEDLERIIKSMDSVSRETGVSIVTGDTKVMEQGKLDRMVITTTGIGVAGRGETVRDSGLSPGDKIILSGSVGDHGMALMAFREGFGFETDLESDVAPVWGIVEAALNVGGVKAMKDPTRGGIANALNEMADKSGVGMVLDEDSIPVREEVKAVSEMLGIDPYEVANEGKVIIGVDPEYAEEVLAAVRSAPYGEGAQIIGEVTEDKHVILETSLGGRRILEAPVADPVPRVC
- a CDS encoding 30S ribosomal protein S8e produces the protein MAIWQGKSMKKPSGGRAKMNRGKRKYELGREPAETKIGDRRVRMIRTRGGNTKVRLASDTRINVVDPETGKVEIAEIRNVVENTANPHFVRRNIITRGAVVETNLGNVRVTSRPGQDGVINGVLIRE
- the polB2 gene encoding DNA polymerase PolB subunit 2; this encodes MSPLSKAEDEILSQVKRFLKHINTNLPEGMELEFEGFYRRGFFVTKKRYALIEDDTIVAKGLELVRRDWAPIAKKTQRKVLMAILSDGSPEKAREIIREVVGRIRRGEVELDDLVIHTQITRDLSEYKQIGPHVIAAKRSLEKGRRVERGSIVRYIIVKGRGPISQRAFPVEDAGDMEYDPDYYIENQVMAAVSRIMSSLGYSTEDINSLSSGERQSSLDAFF